A DNA window from Pseudoalteromonas spongiae UST010723-006 contains the following coding sequences:
- a CDS encoding ABC transporter permease, which produces MLSHYIDLSWRSFKRTPLVSFLMVLAIAIGIGVTMTSLSVYHMMSMDPIPNKSKKLFAVQLQTMDEVETWFSSDDLPYQLTYKDTTNLLNADLPYKRAAMMKTGFSVHLNSDKVKPFFETTRVFSRDAFEMFNLSFIHGGVWSIEQEESAAPVVVISQSLSKKLFGSDNSVGQTLYLDDLSMRVVGVIKDWQLHVKYYDLNNGSFNDPEQIFIPFSLIKANEINTWGNTNGWKYEVVKTFSDKLNSEKVWLQFWVQLNNAAEKQAYSEYLANYIAQQQTQGRFNRKDAQYKLRDVNEWIAYWEVVNEDNKIMVALSFMFLAVCIANILGLLLAKFLRRAPEVGVRRALGASKRQVFYQHIVEVAMLGLFGGVVGILIAQLGLLGIRQSYSYYDSLANMDLIMLLTAPVIAIAACIIAALYPAWLVCKTNPSTYLKTQ; this is translated from the coding sequence ATGTTGAGTCATTATATTGATTTAAGCTGGCGGAGCTTTAAGCGAACGCCGCTTGTCAGCTTTTTAATGGTGCTGGCAATTGCTATTGGCATAGGTGTCACTATGACGAGTCTATCTGTGTATCACATGATGTCGATGGACCCAATTCCAAATAAAAGTAAAAAGTTGTTTGCTGTTCAATTGCAAACTATGGATGAGGTTGAAACATGGTTCTCATCAGATGATTTGCCTTATCAGTTGACCTATAAAGATACAACTAATCTGCTCAATGCAGATTTACCGTACAAACGCGCAGCCATGATGAAAACGGGGTTTTCGGTACACTTAAACTCAGATAAGGTTAAACCGTTTTTTGAAACTACCCGCGTTTTTTCGCGTGATGCATTTGAAATGTTTAATTTATCGTTTATTCATGGCGGTGTATGGAGTATTGAGCAAGAAGAAAGTGCTGCACCTGTGGTGGTGATATCTCAAAGCTTGAGTAAAAAGCTATTTGGCAGCGACAACAGTGTCGGCCAAACACTTTATCTTGATGATCTCAGTATGCGCGTTGTCGGTGTGATTAAAGATTGGCAGTTACACGTTAAATATTATGATTTAAATAATGGTTCATTTAACGACCCCGAACAAATCTTTATTCCGTTTTCGTTAATCAAAGCGAATGAAATTAATACCTGGGGTAATACCAATGGTTGGAAGTACGAAGTTGTAAAAACGTTCTCAGATAAATTAAATTCAGAAAAGGTATGGTTACAGTTTTGGGTGCAGCTTAATAACGCTGCTGAAAAGCAAGCGTACAGTGAATATTTGGCAAACTATATTGCACAGCAGCAAACTCAAGGGCGCTTTAACCGTAAAGATGCCCAGTACAAACTAAGAGATGTAAATGAGTGGATTGCTTACTGGGAAGTTGTGAACGAAGACAACAAAATAATGGTCGCACTGAGCTTTATGTTTTTGGCGGTGTGTATTGCCAATATTTTAGGGCTACTGCTCGCTAAGTTTTTACGTCGTGCACCTGAAGTTGGTGTTAGGCGCGCGCTAGGAGCAAGCAAACGTCAGGTGTTTTATCAGCATATTGTTGAGGTGGCGATGCTTGGTTTATTTGGCGGCGTAGTAGGGATTTTAATTGCACAACTTGGCCTTTTGGGAATTCGCCAAAGTTATAGTTATTACGACAGCCTTGCCAATATGGACCTTATTATGTTGCTAACCGCGCCGGTTATCGCGATTGCTGCGTGCATAATAGCGGCATTATATCCCGCGTGGCTGGTGTGCAAAACTAATCCATCTACGTATTTGAAAACCCAATAA
- a CDS encoding efflux RND transporter periplasmic adaptor subunit, whose protein sequence is MIKDTSGQDQVIKQKPKRLKPALAITLMLSVVTWTGFAMFNSDNASMSINKAQLQLAKVERGNLVRDVAATGKIVAANAPKAYSPEQGFVSLNVKAGDTVEKGQVIAEVESPELNNSLKQQESELARLKGELARSELAARRHALALTKTLDLAQVELNAAERENRRAQLSIEKRLISQIDLEKAVDDLAKAKLTYKHAQQEVELAKDTLSFELQSSKSQVARQQLVVDELQRKVGNLAIKASVSGIVGNLLVQPKAMVVKNQALLTLVDLSAFEAELQVPESYANDLGIGMTVELKIGSEQITGQLSAISPEVNNREVTTRVRFETSDISNIRQNQRLSGRILLENRSDILMVRRGGFLNAGGYVAYKINGDLAQKIEITTGVTSINHVEVLAGLDVGDEIIISNYDTFKNADALLLR, encoded by the coding sequence ATGATTAAAGATACCAGTGGCCAAGATCAAGTAATCAAACAAAAGCCAAAACGATTAAAACCGGCTTTAGCGATTACGTTAATGCTATCTGTTGTTACATGGACGGGGTTTGCCATGTTTAACAGCGATAACGCCAGTATGTCGATAAATAAAGCGCAGCTGCAGTTAGCAAAAGTAGAGCGTGGTAACCTTGTTCGTGATGTTGCTGCAACCGGTAAAATTGTAGCGGCGAATGCACCAAAAGCGTATAGCCCTGAACAAGGCTTTGTCTCATTGAATGTAAAAGCAGGCGACACAGTTGAAAAAGGCCAAGTGATTGCTGAGGTTGAAAGCCCGGAACTTAACAATAGCTTAAAACAACAAGAGTCAGAATTGGCTAGGCTCAAAGGCGAACTTGCACGAAGTGAACTGGCGGCCAGACGTCACGCCTTAGCACTTACTAAAACACTTGATTTAGCCCAAGTAGAGCTGAATGCAGCAGAGCGCGAAAATCGCCGTGCTCAACTTTCAATTGAAAAGCGTTTGATCAGCCAAATCGATTTAGAAAAAGCGGTTGATGATTTAGCAAAAGCCAAGCTTACTTATAAGCATGCACAACAAGAAGTTGAGTTGGCAAAAGATACCTTGTCATTCGAACTTCAATCATCAAAAAGCCAAGTAGCAAGGCAGCAGCTGGTGGTTGATGAGTTGCAGCGTAAAGTGGGAAATTTAGCAATAAAAGCAAGTGTATCGGGCATTGTTGGTAATTTATTGGTACAGCCAAAGGCGATGGTGGTAAAAAATCAAGCCTTGTTAACGCTGGTCGATTTATCGGCCTTTGAAGCTGAGCTGCAAGTGCCAGAAAGCTACGCGAATGACTTAGGCATAGGCATGACGGTTGAATTAAAAATTGGTTCAGAGCAAATCACAGGGCAACTCTCGGCAATTTCGCCAGAAGTGAATAACCGTGAAGTGACCACTCGAGTGCGTTTTGAAACCAGCGATATCAGTAATATTCGTCAAAATCAGCGATTGTCAGGGCGCATTTTACTTGAAAACCGAAGTGATATTTTAATGGTAAGACGCGGTGGGTTTTTAAATGCAGGGGGCTATGTTGCATATAAGATTAACGGCGACCTTGCACAAAAAATCGAAATTACCACGGGCGTTACCAGTATTAATCATGTAGAGGTGTTAGCTGGGTTAGACGTTGGCGACGAAATAATTATCTCAAACTACGACACATTCAAAAACGCGGATGCGCTATTGCTACGCTAA
- a CDS encoding ABC transporter permease, with product MLEIKPIFNALLRSKVGAVLLLIQIAITTAIVSNAAFIINDRIEYLNQPTGYQEDNMFKFNVMMFGTDVDLIQQVELDEATLRQMPGVVNAVHINAVPLTGGGSSTTFRLKPAPDKAKTDTASYFETDEHGLDTLGVELIAGRNFTQDEVVINRDFSKHPNVALATKALMDELFPDGDGLGKIIYMGDQPLKVVGIIGMMKGPWLKLEERKDKSVILPLLYPHKLQQFLVRTEPGQRAEVMKQIESVMHQSYGKRVIQDLKGLDKKKANYVAEDLLMMRMLVILISVLVLVTALGIFGLTLFNINKRTKQIGTRRALGARKSAIVKFFVVENSIICLAGLVLGVCGAVVLGQQLMTQYSVPALSYEYVAITALGVFVMSLFAVIGPAKRAANIAPSIATRTI from the coding sequence ATGTTAGAAATTAAGCCTATTTTTAATGCGCTATTACGCTCCAAAGTGGGAGCCGTGTTATTGCTTATTCAAATTGCAATTACCACTGCAATCGTCAGTAATGCCGCGTTTATTATTAACGACCGTATCGAATATTTAAATCAACCCACCGGCTACCAAGAAGACAATATGTTTAAATTTAATGTGATGATGTTTGGTACCGATGTGGATTTAATCCAGCAGGTTGAACTTGATGAAGCGACGTTGCGTCAAATGCCAGGTGTTGTAAATGCCGTACATATTAACGCCGTACCTTTAACTGGTGGCGGTTCTTCAACGACATTTCGTTTAAAGCCTGCGCCTGATAAAGCGAAAACAGATACCGCCAGTTATTTCGAGACCGATGAGCATGGGTTAGATACATTGGGTGTAGAGCTTATCGCAGGGCGCAATTTTACCCAAGACGAAGTCGTTATAAATCGAGATTTTAGCAAACACCCGAATGTAGCATTAGCGACAAAAGCATTGATGGATGAGCTTTTCCCCGATGGCGACGGGCTAGGTAAAATCATTTATATGGGCGACCAACCGCTAAAAGTGGTTGGCATTATCGGCATGATGAAAGGCCCATGGTTAAAGCTAGAAGAACGCAAAGATAAATCAGTAATTTTGCCATTGCTATACCCTCATAAGTTACAGCAATTTTTGGTACGCACTGAACCGGGTCAACGTGCTGAAGTCATGAAGCAAATTGAAAGCGTTATGCATCAAAGCTACGGCAAACGCGTTATTCAAGACTTAAAAGGGTTAGATAAGAAAAAAGCGAATTATGTAGCGGAAGATTTATTAATGATGCGTATGTTGGTGATTCTAATCAGTGTACTGGTATTAGTGACCGCGCTAGGTATCTTTGGTTTAACCTTGTTTAATATTAATAAGCGTACAAAGCAAATTGGTACACGACGTGCGTTGGGCGCGCGAAAATCCGCAATTGTTAAGTTTTTTGTTGTCGAAAATAGCATTATTTGCTTGGCTGGCTTAGTGTTAGGTGTGTGTGGCGCAGTCGTATTGGGCCAACAATTAATGACCCAATACTCGGTACCAGCACTATCATATGAGTATGTCGCAATTACCGCGTTAGGCGTATTTGTAATGAGCTTGTTTGCCGTAATCGGCCCAGCTAAGCGCGCGGCCAATATTGCCCCAAGTATTGCGACACGAACGATTTAA
- a CDS encoding LexA family protein — protein sequence MNVIPIKAEAGITGFESPAAEYQELGLSLDELLVEHPTATFIGIASGDSMVGVGIFSGDLLIVDRALEVRHGDIIVANYNGGFTCKILDKERGLLVSASQYHPPVVIKELDTFQLEGIVSRSVRLHRKSKEVFSCLR from the coding sequence ATGAACGTTATTCCTATTAAAGCCGAAGCCGGTATCACTGGCTTTGAATCACCCGCAGCAGAGTATCAAGAGCTCGGGTTGTCTCTAGATGAGCTACTTGTTGAACATCCAACCGCAACTTTTATTGGTATTGCATCGGGAGACTCAATGGTTGGGGTTGGAATTTTTAGTGGTGATTTATTAATTGTTGATAGAGCTTTGGAGGTGCGTCACGGTGATATTATTGTTGCCAATTACAATGGTGGCTTTACGTGTAAAATCCTCGATAAAGAGCGTGGGCTACTCGTTTCCGCGTCTCAGTATCACCCCCCCGTTGTTATTAAAGAATTAGATACATTTCAGTTAGAAGGCATTGTTAGCCGCTCAGTACGTTTACACCGCAAAAGCAAAGAGGTGTTTTCATGTTTGCGTTAG
- the csy3 gene encoding type I-F CRISPR-associated protein Csy3, with protein MKLPRQLTYTRSLSPGKAVFFYKTPESDFEPLQIERQKIRGQKSGFVEAYKNEATPKELAPQDLAFGNPHTIELCYVPPTVQQVYCRFSLRVEANSLEPNVCSEPKVSYWLTRFMNTYKQHGGFRDLAKRYAKNILICEWLWRNKTSPNVDLEIIGEGFKPISISKANRLRWEGKWREAEDSLHTLTDVIQTGLEDPYSFCFLEVTAKIDTYFGQEIYPSQSFAENGAIARTYAYTQVAGKDAACFHSQKVGAAIQMIDDWYDEGANKRLRIHEYGADYKNVIARRAPSKRLDFYSLLKKIALYVKEMEQNGLKNQEQASHIHYIAAVLIKGGLFQRTKE; from the coding sequence ATGAAACTCCCACGCCAGCTCACATACACCCGCTCACTCTCGCCAGGTAAGGCGGTGTTCTTTTATAAAACACCAGAAAGCGATTTTGAACCACTACAAATTGAACGGCAAAAGATCCGAGGTCAAAAGTCAGGGTTTGTCGAAGCTTACAAAAATGAAGCCACTCCTAAAGAGCTAGCACCGCAAGACTTGGCCTTTGGTAATCCGCACACCATAGAGCTTTGCTATGTGCCACCCACAGTGCAACAAGTCTATTGCCGGTTTTCACTCAGAGTAGAAGCAAACAGTCTAGAACCTAACGTATGTAGTGAACCAAAAGTAAGTTATTGGCTCACACGTTTTATGAACACCTACAAGCAGCATGGTGGCTTCAGGGATTTGGCAAAGCGTTATGCCAAAAATATTCTTATCTGCGAGTGGCTATGGCGAAACAAAACGTCACCCAATGTAGATTTAGAGATAATTGGCGAAGGGTTTAAACCTATCAGCATCAGCAAAGCCAACCGTTTACGCTGGGAGGGCAAATGGCGCGAAGCTGAAGATTCGTTACATACACTCACAGACGTTATCCAGACAGGGCTAGAAGACCCATATAGCTTTTGCTTTTTAGAAGTAACTGCCAAGATCGATACCTACTTTGGGCAGGAAATTTATCCAAGCCAATCATTCGCAGAAAACGGCGCCATAGCAAGAACTTATGCGTATACACAAGTAGCGGGTAAAGACGCAGCCTGCTTTCATTCTCAAAAGGTGGGCGCTGCCATTCAAATGATTGATGACTGGTATGATGAAGGCGCAAACAAGCGCTTAAGAATTCACGAATACGGCGCAGATTACAAAAACGTGATAGCCAGACGCGCGCCAAGCAAACGATTAGACTTTTATTCACTGCTAAAAAAAATTGCGCTATATGTAAAAGAAATGGAGCAAAACGGTTTAAAAAACCAAGAGCAGGCAAGTCATATTCACTATATAGCAGCAGTTTTAATCAAAGGTGGGTTATTCCAAAGGACCAAAGAATGA
- a CDS encoding Y-family DNA polymerase: MFALVDAVAFYASAEKVFDPSIRNKPVVVLTNNDGCICAVCPIARKLKIPKFEPYFKLKNFLKKHNVVVRSSNYELYADLSARMMTEINRYSDNQYIYSIDESFLHFEGFNRIVKDWHAYGHEIRRSVWRKTKIPVGVGFGPTATLSKAANHAAKKLPGFDGVAVIDNEASRKHILGMMDVGDVWGVGRRISKKLKIMGIHTALDLANQPAKIMRKQFSVVLERTINELNGTACLSWDEVKQKKKEVYSTRSFGERITDIHSLKSALTAHCSIVSRKLRKQGSLAKRLVIFAHSSPHENNYYKRAFIHEFPVASSDATVFANAVKNVIVSIYKPGVRFYKCGIGAIELEDGMHHQADLFNQSQDKPELMKCLDEINNRFGSHTLKIASEKQTSSWKMRRDLLSPRYTTRWSDIPVIQC; the protein is encoded by the coding sequence ATGTTTGCGTTAGTGGATGCTGTTGCTTTCTATGCAAGTGCAGAGAAGGTGTTTGACCCTTCGATTAGGAATAAGCCAGTTGTTGTGTTGACCAACAACGACGGCTGTATTTGCGCAGTTTGCCCGATTGCTAGAAAGTTAAAAATCCCTAAGTTTGAACCTTACTTCAAGTTAAAGAATTTCCTTAAAAAGCATAATGTGGTCGTGCGCTCTTCTAATTATGAACTCTATGCAGATTTGAGTGCGCGCATGATGACTGAGATAAATCGATATAGTGATAATCAATATATCTATTCTATTGATGAGTCTTTTTTACATTTTGAAGGTTTTAATCGCATTGTTAAGGATTGGCATGCATATGGCCATGAAATAAGGCGAAGTGTGTGGCGTAAAACTAAGATACCTGTTGGTGTTGGTTTTGGTCCAACTGCTACATTGTCAAAAGCAGCAAATCATGCCGCAAAAAAACTGCCTGGCTTTGATGGGGTTGCAGTGATTGATAATGAAGCATCACGCAAACATATTCTTGGCATGATGGATGTTGGAGATGTCTGGGGAGTAGGTAGACGTATCAGTAAAAAGCTGAAGATAATGGGCATTCACACCGCACTCGATTTAGCTAATCAACCCGCGAAGATAATGCGTAAACAATTTAGTGTTGTATTGGAAAGAACCATAAATGAGTTAAATGGCACCGCCTGTTTATCTTGGGATGAGGTAAAGCAAAAGAAAAAAGAAGTGTACTCTACACGTTCATTTGGAGAGCGTATTACTGACATACATTCACTCAAATCAGCGTTAACAGCACATTGCTCTATTGTGTCCCGCAAGCTCAGAAAACAAGGTTCTTTAGCAAAGCGGTTAGTGATTTTTGCGCATAGCTCACCACATGAAAATAATTACTATAAACGTGCATTTATCCATGAGTTTCCGGTCGCATCAAGTGATGCTACTGTTTTCGCTAACGCTGTAAAAAACGTCATAGTGTCGATATATAAACCTGGTGTCCGTTTTTATAAATGTGGCATTGGTGCCATAGAACTTGAAGACGGAATGCATCATCAAGCAGACTTGTTTAATCAATCTCAAGATAAGCCAGAGCTTATGAAGTGTTTAGATGAAATAAATAACCGATTTGGTAGTCATACGCTCAAAATCGCCAGTGAAAAACAAACTTCTTCTTGGAAAATGCGACGGGATTTATTGTCGCCACGATACACAACACGTTGGTCTGACATACCAGTAATACAATGCTGA
- a CDS encoding ABC transporter ATP-binding protein yields the protein MLKMNNISKVYQTEMVQTHALRDFNLSVEEGEFIAVTGPSGSGKTTFLNIAGMLEPFTSGEYLLDGIDVGKLNDNQRADLRNQKIGFIFQGFNLIPDLNLYENIEVPLRYRGIKAAERKRRIEQCLEQVGLASRAKHLPQQLSGGQQQRVAIARALAGEPRFLLADEPTGNLDSLMARQVMELLEQINRDGATIIMVTHDAELARRAPRNIQVVDGQLADFTLYQGNPNVAVGA from the coding sequence ATGTTAAAAATGAATAATATAAGCAAGGTGTATCAAACAGAAATGGTACAAACTCATGCACTTCGTGATTTTAATTTAAGTGTTGAAGAAGGGGAATTTATTGCCGTTACAGGGCCATCGGGTTCAGGCAAAACGACTTTTTTAAATATCGCCGGCATGCTAGAGCCATTTACCAGCGGCGAGTATTTGTTAGATGGTATTGATGTCGGTAAGTTAAATGACAATCAACGTGCAGATCTGCGCAATCAAAAAATTGGGTTTATTTTCCAAGGATTTAATTTAATTCCAGACCTTAATTTATATGAAAACATCGAAGTGCCGTTGCGCTACCGTGGTATTAAAGCAGCAGAGCGAAAACGCCGTATTGAACAATGTTTAGAGCAAGTGGGGCTTGCAAGTCGCGCCAAGCATTTACCGCAGCAACTTTCTGGTGGACAACAACAGCGGGTCGCAATCGCGCGTGCCCTTGCCGGTGAGCCTCGTTTTTTACTTGCTGATGAACCAACAGGTAACTTAGACAGTTTAATGGCACGCCAAGTAATGGAATTACTTGAGCAAATTAATCGTGATGGCGCAACCATTATTATGGTTACTCATGATGCAGAGCTTGCACGTCGTGCACCACGCAATATTCAAGTTGTTGACGGTCAGCTTGCCGATTTTACCTTGTATCAAGGTAACCCTAATGTGGCTGTAGGAGCATAA
- a CDS encoding endonuclease, with protein MKKMLTTLLLLVCSNAYADYPTSFRNAKTKAEKEVYFDRSTTFYCQCDFVFDDIKDVDSDGNITETKIDPKACGYEPRNPITKKGKENKRVSRIEWEHIMPANIIGGHLDQWKNYKNYQICKNKNYKTRECAYHLVPEFKRAHDDMNNLVPAVGELNGDRSNFRFANIEGEKRAYGQCDFEVDFEADTAEPADNVKGNIGRVYLHMMKEHKVLLPEETVKMMMEWSDLDPVDAWECERNERIKKSQGLGNSFVEVACEKR; from the coding sequence ATGAAAAAAATGCTGACGACATTGCTGCTTTTAGTATGTAGTAACGCTTATGCTGATTACCCAACAAGCTTTCGAAATGCTAAAACAAAAGCTGAAAAAGAGGTTTATTTTGACCGCTCGACAACATTCTACTGTCAATGTGACTTTGTATTCGATGATATAAAGGATGTTGACAGTGATGGCAACATCACTGAAACCAAAATAGACCCGAAAGCGTGTGGGTATGAGCCACGAAACCCCATCACCAAAAAAGGAAAAGAAAATAAACGTGTGTCACGTATAGAGTGGGAGCACATCATGCCTGCAAATATCATTGGTGGTCATCTAGACCAGTGGAAAAACTATAAAAACTACCAAATATGTAAAAACAAGAATTATAAGACAAGAGAGTGTGCTTATCATCTAGTGCCTGAATTTAAGCGTGCTCATGATGATATGAACAATCTTGTACCTGCTGTGGGAGAATTAAACGGAGACCGTTCCAACTTTCGTTTTGCGAATATCGAGGGTGAGAAACGAGCATATGGACAGTGCGATTTTGAGGTTGATTTTGAAGCTGATACAGCAGAACCTGCAGATAATGTGAAAGGTAATATTGGGCGCGTTTACCTACATATGATGAAAGAGCATAAGGTTTTGCTACCAGAAGAAACTGTGAAAATGATGATGGAATGGTCTGATTTAGATCCAGTCGATGCATGGGAGTGTGAGCGCAACGAGCGTATAAAGAAGTCTCAGGGCCTCGGAAATAGCTTTGTAGAAGTTGCCTGCGAGAAACGCTGA
- the cas6f gene encoding type I-F CRISPR-associated endoribonuclease Cas6/Csy4 — protein MSRAYFTITYLPENCDVTLLAGRCIGILHGFMNKLSCNHIGVSFPKWTDKHLGNQIAFVSEDKTALKNLSQQNYFEMMAHDKLFEISVIKPVPADATEVRIIRDQSLGKLFMGEKRRRMERAKRRAEARGEEYTPQYVSSDIEISTFHKIPIASKRNQNDFVLHLRLELANSIQNTFNSYGFATNEEYKGSVPLLAF, from the coding sequence ATGAGCCGAGCTTATTTTACCATTACTTACCTACCAGAAAACTGTGATGTAACTCTACTAGCGGGCCGTTGCATTGGCATATTGCACGGTTTTATGAACAAACTAAGCTGCAACCACATTGGTGTCAGCTTCCCCAAATGGACGGATAAACACTTAGGCAATCAGATAGCTTTTGTGAGTGAAGATAAAACAGCACTTAAAAACCTAAGCCAGCAAAACTACTTTGAAATGATGGCCCACGACAAGCTGTTTGAAATCTCAGTTATCAAACCTGTACCAGCTGATGCGACAGAAGTCCGAATCATTCGCGATCAAAGCCTAGGTAAGTTGTTTATGGGTGAAAAGCGCCGCCGAATGGAACGTGCAAAACGCAGAGCCGAGGCGCGCGGTGAGGAGTACACCCCACAGTACGTGTCCAGCGATATAGAAATTAGCACATTTCATAAAATCCCCATTGCCAGCAAAAGGAACCAAAATGACTTTGTACTGCACTTAAGGTTAGAGCTAGCAAATTCAATACAAAATACTTTTAATAGTTATGGTTTTGCGACAAATGAAGAATACAAAGGTAGTGTTCCACTGCTAGCTTTTTAA
- a CDS encoding type I-F CRISPR-associated protein Csy2: MELNTLLQNTPIKELTQTLRVAFAPYSEYIDTTGSEFQALVVLINLTYKRKDIKDLTSMSAAKAVLRDEQHLKTCIDEVKWYHTHNLKYPDIRVSHQRLLAQVVDDGHRVVSSSRYPAQFGWSHDSAKINHAKLFLRGFIWRGEYVCLAQLLAKQEGFWVEQFSELGLLKKDVITVCEQIAAQLPNEDLPEQISNYTPQLLIPIEHDYLSVSPVVSHAVLAVMQTATRSGLLKRGIIEHNRPVNVGELPSALGGRVNVLKYFVKTYSATTVNNYYSQDEQRLFNVSLLNSKTLSEALLVLSKSKPFNTLRQKRLARVAAIKVLRTALYGWLEKLIKLVQSETINDSDSELVKLLATKEYKQLELTLSQELNKQMNGLKYLKRYAYHPKLMPILKAQLSYVLSHQNNQEGELEAEHIKYVHCQNLRVYNAEAMPNPYIMGMPSITALEGLGHQFQRKLQKLVGSGVHVIGVAVYIRSYQLHNHKQLPEPNKLKKDGQKREPLRSAIMQIPKCDICFDLVFRVQTKNQAVANDLSENLLKAAFPSRYAGGTLHPPSLYVQVDWCQVYAKPLALFERIRSLPKGGSWLYPTSVEVSSFEELAEQLTLRPTMRPAALGYLALEEPKPRQGSITQLHCYVEPVIGLLECVDAVTARLSGARHFFNHGFWTMHCKKASMLMKKSKFEYD, translated from the coding sequence ATGGAACTGAACACACTACTTCAAAATACCCCAATCAAAGAGCTTACTCAAACGTTACGAGTTGCATTTGCACCATACTCTGAATATATTGATACTACAGGGAGTGAGTTTCAAGCGTTGGTAGTTTTAATTAACCTCACTTACAAACGTAAAGACATAAAAGACTTAACAAGTATGAGTGCCGCGAAGGCCGTGCTGCGTGATGAGCAACACCTTAAAACTTGTATTGATGAAGTGAAATGGTATCACACTCATAATTTAAAATACCCTGATATTCGAGTTAGTCACCAAAGGTTATTGGCGCAAGTAGTTGATGATGGGCATAGGGTTGTCAGTAGTAGTAGGTACCCTGCGCAATTTGGCTGGTCGCACGATAGCGCTAAAATTAATCATGCTAAGTTGTTTTTAAGAGGCTTTATTTGGCGTGGTGAATATGTGTGTTTGGCACAGCTGCTTGCAAAGCAAGAGGGCTTTTGGGTAGAACAGTTTAGTGAGCTTGGGTTACTAAAAAAGGATGTTATAACAGTGTGTGAGCAAATAGCCGCGCAGCTCCCCAATGAAGACTTGCCTGAGCAAATTAGCAATTACACCCCTCAGTTGCTTATTCCAATAGAGCATGATTACTTGAGTGTATCGCCCGTTGTGAGCCACGCCGTTTTGGCTGTGATGCAAACGGCAACGCGCAGCGGTTTGCTTAAACGCGGGATCATTGAACACAATCGACCTGTAAATGTTGGAGAGCTGCCAAGCGCACTGGGAGGCAGAGTTAACGTGCTTAAGTACTTTGTTAAAACTTACAGTGCGACAACCGTTAACAACTACTACAGCCAAGACGAGCAACGGCTTTTTAATGTGTCGTTATTAAATAGCAAAACATTGAGTGAGGCTTTGCTGGTGCTATCAAAGTCAAAGCCGTTTAATACGCTTAGGCAAAAGCGTTTAGCACGTGTTGCTGCAATTAAGGTGTTACGAACAGCACTTTATGGATGGTTAGAAAAGCTCATAAAATTGGTGCAAAGCGAAACGATAAATGACTCAGACTCTGAGCTAGTAAAGCTTTTAGCTACCAAAGAATACAAGCAATTAGAGCTTACTTTAAGCCAAGAGCTCAACAAGCAAATGAATGGGCTTAAATACTTAAAGCGCTATGCTTATCACCCAAAACTAATGCCTATCTTAAAAGCGCAACTTAGTTATGTGCTATCGCATCAAAATAACCAAGAGGGCGAGCTTGAGGCGGAGCATATTAAGTACGTGCATTGTCAGAATTTGCGCGTCTACAATGCCGAGGCAATGCCGAACCCTTACATAATGGGTATGCCGTCAATCACCGCGCTTGAAGGTTTGGGGCATCAATTTCAACGTAAGCTGCAAAAGCTGGTAGGCAGTGGCGTACATGTGATTGGTGTGGCTGTGTATATTCGCTCGTACCAATTGCACAATCACAAGCAGTTGCCAGAGCCCAATAAACTCAAAAAAGACGGTCAAAAGCGTGAGCCGCTGCGCTCGGCAATTATGCAAATACCTAAGTGCGATATATGTTTTGATTTAGTATTTAGAGTGCAAACCAAAAATCAAGCTGTTGCTAACGACTTGTCTGAAAACCTGCTGAAAGCTGCATTTCCATCGCGCTATGCGGGTGGCACGCTCCACCCGCCATCGTTATATGTTCAAGTTGATTGGTGCCAAGTTTATGCAAAACCATTAGCATTATTTGAGCGTATTCGCTCGTTGCCTAAAGGTGGTTCTTGGCTATATCCAACATCAGTTGAAGTGAGCAGTTTTGAGGAATTGGCTGAGCAATTAACGCTGCGACCCACTATGCGGCCAGCTGCACTGGGTTACTTAGCCCTTGAAGAACCAAAACCAAGGCAAGGCTCAATCACCCAGTTACATTGCTATGTTGAGCCTGTTATTGGGTTGCTTGAATGTGTAGATGCGGTCACGGCTCGGCTATCTGGTGCTCGGCATTTTTTTAATCATGGGTTTTGGACCATGCATTGCAAAAAAGCATCTATGCTTATGAAAAAGTCAAAGTTTGAGTACGACTAA